From Methanocorpusculum sp., the proteins below share one genomic window:
- a CDS encoding 30S ribosomal protein S11 — protein sequence MAEATEKWGIAHIFASFNNTIITVTDLSGAETISKSSGGMVVKQARNESSPYAAMQMAINIAQAAKDKGITGLHIRVRAPGNGRQRSPGPGAQAAIRALSRAGMRIGRIEDVTPVPHDSIRAKGGRRGRRV from the coding sequence ATGGCAGAAGCAACTGAAAAATGGGGTATTGCCCACATCTTTGCCTCGTTTAACAACACTATTATCACCGTAACCGATCTTTCTGGTGCAGAAACCATCAGCAAGTCCAGCGGTGGAATGGTTGTTAAGCAGGCCCGCAATGAGTCCTCGCCCTATGCAGCAATGCAGATGGCAATCAACATTGCTCAGGCAGCCAAAGATAAAGGTATCACCGGACTCCACATCCGCGTTCGCGCTCCCGGAAACGGAAGACAGCGGTCGCCAGGACCCGGTGCCCAGGCTGCAATCCGTGCACTTTCACGTGCAGGTATGCGCATCGGCAGAATCGAAGACGTAACTCCGGTACCACACGACAGCATTCGTGCCAAAGGTGGAAGAAGAGGCAGGAGAGTCTGA
- a CDS encoding 30S ribosomal protein S9: MKIINTSGKRKTAIARATLREGKGRVRINSVPLEVYGNEIIRMKIFEALALAPGSIDNVDVDIDVSGGGVMGQAEAIRTALGRGILSWTNDPKIKEVYLSYDRTLLVNDSRQKEAKKPHGRGARARFQKSYR; this comes from the coding sequence ATGAAAATTATTAACACCAGTGGAAAAAGAAAGACTGCAATTGCCCGCGCCACCCTTCGTGAGGGAAAAGGCAGAGTTAGAATCAACTCTGTTCCTCTTGAAGTTTACGGCAACGAGATCATCCGTATGAAGATCTTCGAGGCACTTGCTCTTGCACCAGGATCCATCGACAACGTCGATGTTGATATTGATGTCTCCGGCGGAGGCGTCATGGGACAGGCAGAGGCAATCCGCACGGCACTTGGCCGCGGTATCCTTTCCTGGACCAATGACCCGAAGATCAAGGAAGTGTACCTCTCTTACGACAGAACACTCCTGGTCAACGACTCCCGTCAGAAGGAAGCGAAAAAGCCTCATGGACGCGGTGCTCGTGCACGGTTCCAGAAGTCTTATCGTTAA
- the eno gene encoding phosphopyruvate hydratase — MTEIAEIFLRTILDSRGNPTVEAEISTISGGFGRACAPSGASTGIYEAKVRPCDEAVFEAREHLIPKLIELDSADQRGFDETLHEIDGTSDLSGIGANIAVALSLANAKAAASSLNMELYQYLGGAFVSQTPLPLGNVIGGGAHAVDATDIQEFLIIPTGASSAAEAVFTNALVHKRIKEILIARGKGCGKGDEGAWAPHITDLEAFEIVNEATTKVFDETNIEVRMGLDVAASEMWDAASGRYVYKNAKLTTEEQIAYIADLTEKYDLLYVEDPIQEEDFEGFARITEEVSGRDTLICGDDLFVTNVLRLEEGIRNDACNCVLIKPNQIGTLSDTFETISLARDYGYETVMSHRSGETTDNTIAHLATAFGCCFMKSGVVGGERIAKLNELIRIEEHF; from the coding sequence ATGACCGAAATTGCTGAGATCTTTCTTCGCACTATTCTCGACTCTCGCGGTAATCCAACCGTCGAAGCCGAGATATCCACTATTTCCGGCGGCTTTGGCCGCGCCTGTGCTCCGAGCGGAGCTTCAACAGGTATTTATGAAGCAAAAGTCCGTCCATGTGATGAGGCTGTTTTTGAAGCCAGGGAACACCTGATCCCTAAGCTTATCGAACTTGACTCGGCAGACCAGCGCGGATTTGATGAGACCCTTCACGAGATCGACGGAACGTCTGATCTTTCCGGGATCGGCGCCAACATCGCCGTTGCTCTTTCACTTGCCAATGCAAAAGCCGCTGCAAGTTCCCTCAACATGGAACTTTATCAGTATCTTGGCGGTGCGTTCGTATCTCAGACCCCGCTCCCGTTAGGCAATGTTATCGGCGGAGGCGCTCACGCAGTTGACGCAACCGATATCCAGGAGTTTCTGATCATACCGACCGGCGCATCTTCTGCAGCCGAGGCCGTATTTACGAATGCACTCGTTCACAAACGTATCAAAGAGATCCTTATTGCGCGCGGTAAGGGATGCGGCAAGGGTGATGAAGGGGCATGGGCTCCGCACATCACTGACCTTGAAGCCTTTGAAATCGTGAACGAAGCTACCACCAAAGTCTTTGACGAGACCAACATTGAAGTCCGCATGGGTCTTGATGTTGCCGCCTCAGAGATGTGGGATGCTGCAAGCGGGAGATATGTCTATAAGAATGCAAAGCTAACTACTGAGGAGCAGATTGCATACATTGCAGACCTGACCGAAAAATACGACCTGCTTTATGTCGAAGACCCGATCCAGGAAGAAGATTTCGAAGGGTTTGCACGTATCACCGAGGAAGTTTCCGGCCGTGATACCCTTATCTGCGGCGACGATCTGTTCGTGACGAATGTTCTCCGTCTGGAAGAAGGTATCAGAAATGATGCCTGTAACTGTGTTCTGATCAAACCAAATCAGATCGGTACCCTTTCCGACACATTTGAAACGATCAGTCTCGCCCGTGATTACGGGTATGAAACGGTCATGAGCCACCGATCCGGTGAAACGACCGACAATACCATCGCACATCTCGCAACAGCATTCGGCTGCTGCTTTATGAAGAGCGGTGTTGTCGGCGGAGAGCGCATTGCTAAATTAAATGAACTTATAAGAATTGAGGAGCATTTCTAA
- a CDS encoding DUF5612 domain-containing protein: protein MMPHHAISLIAENQKGILRDIGSVCAEHNANITSIQQEILTRGPDKGCAWADIEIEGGDEINAVLSELRLVSGIREVVLHDTFGEIFGKRVIIIGGGAQVAQVAMGAVNEADRHNIRGERISVDTIPLVGEENLARAVEAVGRLPRASILVLAGSLMGGEITTAIKSIQADGIPVICLKMAGSASDAADLVVTDPIQAGVMAVMHISTIGVFDIEKVKGKEF, encoded by the coding sequence ATGATGCCTCATCACGCAATCAGCCTCATCGCCGAAAATCAAAAAGGTATTCTCAGAGATATCGGTTCGGTCTGTGCTGAACACAATGCGAACATCACTTCCATCCAGCAGGAAATACTTACCCGGGGGCCTGACAAAGGATGTGCATGGGCCGATATCGAGATCGAAGGGGGCGATGAAATCAATGCTGTTCTTTCAGAGCTTCGACTCGTTTCCGGGATTCGTGAGGTCGTTCTTCACGACACGTTTGGGGAAATATTTGGAAAGCGTGTCATCATCATCGGCGGAGGCGCCCAGGTCGCCCAGGTCGCAATGGGTGCCGTGAACGAGGCTGATCGGCATAATATTCGCGGAGAACGCATTTCTGTCGACACGATCCCGCTTGTCGGGGAGGAGAATCTGGCACGTGCCGTTGAAGCAGTCGGCCGCCTCCCCCGCGCCTCGATCCTTGTTCTTGCCGGCTCATTGATGGGCGGCGAGATAACCACGGCAATTAAATCCATCCAAGCAGACGGCATCCCGGTGATTTGCCTGAAAATGGCAGGGAGTGCCTCGGATGCTGCTGATCTGGTCGTTACCGATCCGATCCAGGCCGGGGTCATGGCCGTTATGCATATCAGCACTATCGGGGTATTTGATATTGAAAAAGTAAAGGGGAAAGAGTTCTGA
- a CDS encoding L-threonylcarbamoyladenylate synthase, translating to MITPTEETRIEKAVRVLFRDGLVVYPTETVYGLGADALSETAVLKVYEAKQRLLGKPISVAVSDIDMIYGIADVSPFAERFISKFLPGPITIVLPVKNCMPGDLSGGTGTIGIRYPDHTLALELISMFDCPITATSANISGEVSPITVDQVNVPHDYLLDGGLLRGIPSTVVNLDTRKIERPGAMLDEIAHFFIENAK from the coding sequence ATGATAACACCAACAGAAGAAACCAGAATAGAAAAAGCCGTCCGTGTTTTATTCCGCGACGGACTTGTCGTATATCCTACAGAAACGGTCTATGGACTCGGTGCAGATGCTTTATCGGAGACTGCGGTCCTCAAAGTATATGAAGCGAAACAACGGCTTCTTGGAAAACCGATCTCGGTCGCCGTTTCCGATATCGATATGATTTATGGCATTGCCGATGTCAGTCCGTTTGCGGAACGGTTCATCAGCAAATTTCTCCCGGGTCCGATCACGATCGTTCTGCCGGTGAAAAACTGTATGCCGGGCGACTTGTCCGGGGGGACAGGCACGATCGGTATCCGGTATCCTGATCACACCCTCGCTCTTGAACTGATATCCATGTTCGACTGTCCGATTACCGCGACCTCGGCAAACATCTCCGGTGAAGTCTCGCCGATCACGGTAGATCAGGTCAACGTTCCCCATGATTATCTGCTTGACGGCGGTCTCCTCCGCGGCATTCCAAGTACGGTCGTTAACCTTGACACAAGGAAAATCGAACGTCCCGGCGCAATGCTGGATGAGATCGCTCATTTCTTTATAGAAAACGCGAAATGA
- the rpsB gene encoding 30S ribosomal protein S2: MTDNELGIELNEPLVSVEEYLAAGVHIGTQQKDNDMKDFIYRVRADGLYIIDIRKTDERIKQVAKFLARYEPAKIFVVTSRQYGQYPAQKFADTIGALSHVGRFIPGTLTNPKLPKYVEPSVVIVTDPIGDAQVITEAVQSGMPVIALCDINNRTNNVDLVIPTNNKGRKALSMVYFLLTKEFLRQKGIVSAMTVEDFESEF, translated from the coding sequence ATGACCGACAATGAACTTGGAATTGAATTAAACGAACCATTAGTATCTGTAGAAGAATATCTTGCCGCCGGTGTCCACATTGGAACCCAGCAGAAAGACAACGACATGAAAGACTTCATCTACCGTGTCAGAGCTGACGGTCTCTATATTATCGATATCAGAAAGACCGATGAGCGCATCAAACAGGTAGCAAAGTTCCTTGCACGCTACGAGCCTGCAAAAATCTTCGTCGTTACTTCCCGTCAGTACGGTCAGTACCCGGCACAGAAGTTCGCAGATACGATCGGTGCACTCTCCCACGTTGGCAGATTCATCCCCGGAACCTTAACCAACCCGAAACTCCCGAAATATGTTGAACCCTCAGTCGTCATCGTTACCGATCCGATCGGAGATGCTCAGGTTATCACCGAGGCAGTCCAGTCAGGTATGCCGGTCATTGCACTTTGTGATATCAACAACCGCACCAACAATGTTGATCTCGTTATCCCGACCAACAACAAAGGACGCAAAGCACTCTCTATGGTTTACTTCCTGTTGACCAAAGAGTTCCTCAGACAGAAAGGCATTGTCTCAGCCATGACGGTTGAAGACTTTGAGTCTGAGTTCTAA
- a CDS encoding DNA-directed RNA polymerase subunit K: MKYTRYERARIVGARALQISMGAPVLVKTAKIDPLDIALEEFDADRVPITVKRQFGDRSEVL, from the coding sequence ATGAAATATACTCGTTATGAACGTGCCCGTATCGTCGGGGCGCGTGCTTTACAGATTTCTATGGGAGCTCCGGTTCTTGTAAAAACTGCAAAGATTGATCCTCTTGACATTGCGTTAGAGGAATTCGACGCTGATCGGGTCCCAATAACGGTGAAACGCCAGTTCGGTGACCGATCAGAGGTGCTGTAA
- a CDS encoding 50S ribosomal protein L18e, protein MNKTNPRLESLIMMLKRASRENEANIWREIAGRLNTSSKNQAEVNVGKINRYANENEIILVPGKVLAAGVIGTSVSVAALNFSDAAREKITEAKGTCMTIEELVAANPKGSRVRILR, encoded by the coding sequence ATGAATAAAACTAACCCACGTCTCGAATCCTTAATCATGATGCTTAAACGTGCATCCCGGGAGAACGAGGCAAACATCTGGCGTGAGATTGCCGGTCGTCTTAATACGTCCAGCAAGAATCAGGCAGAAGTGAACGTCGGTAAAATCAACCGCTATGCAAACGAGAATGAGATCATCCTGGTCCCGGGCAAAGTGCTCGCAGCAGGCGTGATTGGTACGTCAGTATCAGTTGCAGCTCTCAACTTCTCCGATGCAGCCCGCGAGAAAATAACTGAAGCAAAAGGCACCTGCATGACAATCGAAGAGCTTGTTGCAGCAAATCCGAAAGGAAGCCGTGTAAGGATTCTGAGGTGA
- a CDS encoding 30S ribosomal protein S4, giving the protein MGYPGKNTKQYSSPKRRFEKSRIESERTLAITYGLRNKREIWRATEVLRKHRGGAREVLAMTSSIGSEAPKTIARRDELVATLQRYGIIGPDAAMDNILSLKVEDVLERRLQTIVYRKGLARSPKQARQLITHGHIAINGQRVSVPSYMVTIAEEAGIMYYATSSLEDEANGERQRIMNQRA; this is encoded by the coding sequence ATGGGATACCCAGGAAAGAACACCAAACAATACTCTTCCCCGAAGCGTCGCTTCGAGAAGTCGCGTATTGAATCAGAACGCACCCTTGCGATCACCTACGGTCTGCGTAACAAACGTGAGATCTGGAGAGCCACTGAAGTCCTCAGAAAGCACAGAGGCGGCGCTCGTGAAGTTCTTGCAATGACTTCCTCTATCGGTAGCGAAGCACCAAAGACTATTGCCCGCCGTGACGAACTCGTTGCCACGCTCCAGCGTTATGGAATTATTGGTCCAGACGCAGCAATGGATAACATTCTGTCTTTAAAAGTTGAAGATGTCCTTGAGCGCCGTCTTCAGACGATCGTCTACCGCAAAGGTCTTGCACGCAGCCCGAAACAGGCACGTCAGCTTATCACTCACGGACACATTGCTATCAATGGTCAGCGTGTAAGCGTTCCAAGCTACATGGTTACAATCGCAGAAGAAGCAGGAATTATGTATTACGCAACCTCCAGTCTTGAAGACGAAGCCAACGGCGAACGTCAGCGTATCATGAATCAGAGGGCATAA
- a CDS encoding DNA-directed RNA polymerase subunit D yields the protein MDLVFSRLDDSVARFTIHGATPAFANALRRSMIGEVPTLAIEDIRIYDNTSVLFDEMLAHRLGLIPIKTDLSQYVPKSECSCGGAGCPHCTVMFTLSVEGPKMVTSGDLISMDENTIPVHNNIPIIKLWENQKVVLEAVAEVNYGKEHAKWQPTLACGYSEYPVITIKDTCDGCGKCVSECPRDVLELTKDTVSIRVVNGESKEKDCSLCRLCETACMDSGIGEDPAIIISADSTKFIFVVESDGSLPVKEIIERALLHIKSRSSDLIEALQEGL from the coding sequence ATGGATCTGGTATTCAGCAGGCTCGATGACTCTGTCGCACGTTTTACTATTCACGGAGCGACCCCTGCATTCGCTAACGCACTTCGTCGCTCGATGATCGGTGAGGTGCCAACCCTCGCCATCGAAGATATCCGCATCTATGACAATACCAGTGTTCTCTTTGATGAGATGCTGGCACACAGACTTGGTCTCATCCCCATTAAGACCGATCTTTCGCAGTATGTTCCAAAAAGTGAATGTTCCTGCGGCGGCGCGGGATGTCCACACTGCACAGTAATGTTTACTCTGAGTGTTGAAGGTCCGAAGATGGTCACCTCCGGCGACTTAATCTCCATGGACGAAAACACCATTCCGGTCCATAACAACATCCCGATCATCAAACTTTGGGAAAATCAGAAAGTCGTACTGGAAGCAGTTGCGGAAGTAAACTACGGAAAAGAGCATGCCAAATGGCAGCCGACTCTTGCCTGCGGTTACTCCGAGTACCCGGTCATCACCATCAAAGATACCTGTGACGGTTGTGGAAAATGTGTTTCTGAATGTCCCCGTGACGTTCTGGAACTCACGAAAGATACCGTCAGCATCCGTGTTGTAAACGGCGAAAGCAAGGAAAAAGACTGTTCGTTATGCCGTCTCTGTGAGACTGCATGTATGGACAGCGGCATTGGTGAAGACCCGGCTATTATAATTAGTGCAGACAGCACGAAGTTCATCTTCGTTGTTGAAAGCGACGGGTCATTGCCGGTGAAAGAGATCATTGAAAGAGCACTGCTGCATATCAAATCACGATCTTCAGATCTGATTGAAGCATTACAGGAGGGACTGTAA
- a CDS encoding ArsR family transcriptional regulator, with product MDILGNRNRRRILDLLRQKPCFVTEISDRLVINPKAVIEHLAIMQKEAVISSYQDDKRRKYYYLVNDFTLSVQVTKSEQPPQTVSPEKGEVLPLSDKICMIRRLLDSREKLIEHLEAVEKDIDEMMSDVIVNGRTVFQNNIEAELLLALVYAPLTPIELSDTSGRSIPEVTAALRSLASKGYVHSEAGRYTLCGITHHALETTELTS from the coding sequence TTGGACATCCTTGGAAACCGGAACCGCCGGCGGATCCTTGATCTTCTCCGGCAGAAACCCTGTTTCGTCACGGAAATATCCGATCGCCTGGTCATCAACCCGAAAGCCGTCATAGAACACCTTGCCATCATGCAGAAGGAGGCGGTCATCTCCAGTTATCAGGATGACAAACGGCGAAAATACTACTATCTCGTGAATGATTTCACTCTCTCGGTCCAGGTCACGAAATCCGAGCAGCCTCCTCAGACCGTCTCTCCCGAAAAAGGCGAGGTCCTCCCCCTTTCCGATAAGATCTGTATGATCCGCCGACTCCTTGACTCCAGGGAAAAACTCATTGAACACCTTGAAGCTGTCGAGAAGGATATCGATGAGATGATGAGTGATGTGATCGTGAACGGGAGAACAGTATTTCAGAACAACATCGAGGCCGAGCTTCTTCTCGCTTTGGTGTATGCCCCTCTAACGCCGATCGAACTCTCCGATACCAGCGGCCGAAGCATTCCTGAAGTGACTGCTGCCTTGCGCTCTCTTGCATCCAAAGGATATGTTCACTCGGAAGCGGGGAGATATACGCTGTGCGGGATCACGCATCATGCGCTTGAGACCACCGAACTCACCTCCTAA
- a CDS encoding 50S ribosomal protein L13: MVTVIDGENLLLGRLSSIVATRILAGEEIAIINAEKVIVSGARAMILNEYQVTRVRGSVEGGPFFPRRPDHLVKRTIRGMIPYKTRPGAAAFRRVKTYVGVPYEFKGVEAEVLEDAHRKRLSGARYISVGEISKNLGAKF; this comes from the coding sequence ATGGTAACAGTTATTGATGGAGAAAATCTCCTTCTTGGAAGACTTTCCAGTATTGTTGCAACCCGCATCCTTGCCGGTGAAGAGATTGCAATCATCAATGCCGAGAAGGTCATCGTATCCGGTGCCCGTGCAATGATCTTAAACGAATACCAGGTAACTCGTGTTCGCGGATCCGTTGAAGGAGGTCCATTCTTCCCAAGACGCCCGGATCACCTTGTAAAACGCACTATCCGTGGAATGATCCCCTACAAGACCCGGCCGGGAGCAGCAGCTTTCCGCCGTGTCAAAACCTACGTCGGTGTTCCGTATGAATTCAAAGGCGTAGAGGCAGAAGTTCTGGAAGACGCACACCGGAAACGGTTAAGCGGCGCCAGATACATATCTGTTGGTGAGATCAGCAAAAACCTTGGAGCAAAATTCTAA
- a CDS encoding DNA-directed RNA polymerase subunit N → MIPVRCFTCGKVISTVWEEYQQRKAAGEDPKEILDSLGLDRYCCRRMLISHKETVDELYPYT, encoded by the coding sequence ATGATACCAGTTCGATGTTTCACCTGTGGAAAAGTAATTTCTACTGTATGGGAAGAATATCAACAGAGAAAAGCTGCAGGCGAGGATCCGAAAGAGATTCTTGATTCACTCGGGTTAGACCGTTACTGCTGCAGAAGAATGCTTATCTCTCACAAAGAGACTGTTGATGAGTTGTATCCGTACACGTGA